The proteins below come from a single Vidua chalybeata isolate OUT-0048 chromosome 1, bVidCha1 merged haplotype, whole genome shotgun sequence genomic window:
- the FAM237B gene encoding protein FAM237B, with amino-acid sequence MEFVWKRRWYLQLGCMLIVNLVYANLEYQKETPPSLREIDHQCWEVSSHGLVEMKKLKVADTVIALWDFMMFLKESPKPKHNELFNDLAQNFWDMYVDCVLSRSHGMGRRQLTSPKYSSTYSYRTLEGSAFTNPF; translated from the exons ATGGAATTTGTATGGAAACGACGGTGGTATCTTCAGCTGGGCTGTATGCTGATAGTGAATTTGGTTTATGCCAATCTAGAGTATCAAAAAGAAACTCCTCCAAGCCTGCGTGAGATTGACCATCAGTGCTGGGAGGTATCGTCCCATGGCCTGGTGGAAATGAAGAAACTCAAGGTAGCAGATACAGTCATTGCTCTCTGGGACTTCATGATGTTCCTAAAGGAATCCCCTAAGCCCAAGCACAATGAACTCTTCAATGACTTAGCCCAGAACTTCTGGGATATGTATGTAGACTGTGTGCTCTCAAGATCCCATGGAATGGGCAGAAGACAATTAACATCTCCCAAATATTCTTCCACATACTCATACAGAACTTTAGAAG GCTCTGCTTTCACCAATCCATTTTAG